Proteins co-encoded in one Brassica oleracea var. oleracea cultivar TO1000 chromosome C4, BOL, whole genome shotgun sequence genomic window:
- the LOC106340000 gene encoding E3 ubiquitin-protein ligase SINA-like 7, protein MVGAWVPVSGEKDGASSILSQKRKRSSKSSPDKRLSPALLDLNVLDCPICFEAFTIPIFQCENGHLACSSCCPKMSNKCPTCALPTGHIRCRAMESVVESVCVPCPNAKSGCTENLSYGKQLTHEKECDFSPCSCPEQDCDYTGPYKDLYRHYDSTAHHERFNWFLCGQPFTAQMDISDKILIKRGCNLIILIAVQCFREPCGVYVTVSCIAPPSPKAREFSYDITYTTEDGYTMIYKSPAVKRILKVSFETPRDNFMLIPHNLLRGDLLKLEICINELNQE, encoded by the exons ATGGTGGGAGCCTGGGTGCCGGTTTCGGGCGAAAAAGATGGAGCGAGCAGCATTCTCTCACAGAAGAGAAAACGTTCTTCCAAATCTTCACCTGATAAGAGACTCTCGCCGGCGCTGCTTGATCTGAATGTTCTGGATTGCCCCATTTGCTTCGAAGCATTCACGATTCCTATCTTCCAG TGTGAGAATGGACATTTAGCTTGCTCTTCTTGCTGTCCCAAAATGAGTAACAAATGTCCAACATGTGCTTTGCCTACTGGTCACATTCGCTGCAGAGCAATGGAGAGTGTTGTTGAATCAGTTTGTGTCCCATGCCCAAACGCCAAATCTGGATGCACCGAGAATCTCTCTTATGGGAAGCAGTTGACCCACGAGAAGGAGTGCGACTTCTCTCCTTGCTCCTGCCCTGAACAGGACTGCGATTACACTGGACCATACAAAGATCTCTACCGTCACTATGATTCCACCGCACACCATGAGAGATTCAATTGGTTCCTTTGCGGCCAACCCTTCACTGCCCAGATGGACATCAGTGATAAGATATTAATCAAAAGAGGGTGTAATTTGATTATATTGATTGCAGTGCAGTGTTTCAGGGAGCCGTGTGGTGTTTACGTTACTGTAAGCTGCATTGCACCACCTTCTCCAAAAGCTAGAGAGTTTTCATATGATATCACCTACACTACTGAGGATGGATACACTATGATTTACAAATCTCCAGCAGTAAAAAGAATTCTTAAAGTTAGCTTTGAAACTCCTCGAGACAATTTCATGTTGATCCCTCACAATTTGCTTCGTGGTGATTTGTTGAAGTTGGAGATTTGCATCAATGAGTTGAACCAAGAGTAA